The Salvelinus fontinalis isolate EN_2023a unplaced genomic scaffold, ASM2944872v1 scaffold_0011, whole genome shotgun sequence genomic interval TGAAATACCTTACAATTCCATAAAATTGTTTAAAATTATAATATTATTGTTATTGTGCAGAGGATTTATCACAGCATTCTTTTAATTGATATAAAGGTGCTGCCAAATATAATGGCACCTTTGCACTTTCTTAAATAATTACATATTTCTTCTGAAATAAGTTTAAATTGAAAACAACTTTTGGTATCCACACCTTGTTATTGGATTTTAAACACTGcagaatttttgttgttgttgttgtgtgactTCAAATAATTTTTTTAGCTTGTTTCTTTCCATATCAAAAGTAATTGCAAGCTGGCCTTTTCCTCCTGTAATATATTTCTAGAGTTAAACTATAGCCTTGACAATAATGTATTTTCCCCTAGTACttcctgctccagaccagctgactgttgACTCAGTGGACACCACATCAGCTGCGGTtagctggaaccagccaccaggaTTGGACCAAACCAAGCATCATTACCAGATCTCCTACCGCtgttcagggacagaaccacACATCACTACCACATCTTCACACAGCATCACTCTCTGTGGCCTGAAACCTGGCACTGAATACTCTGTCACTGTCTGCACTGTGCTGGAAAATGAAAAGCAAAGTAAACTGGTGTTAACAACCCTCACAACAAGTAAGTACCCTACTTAAGTATTATTTCTGGTGTGAATGTTTATCAGAATGACTAATGTAAATGAACTAATCCTAATGGATGTGTGTCAGCATGGGATATAAAGGTACAAAACCTATATGATGGTGAATTCCCCAGATGTCATAATGCAGTTTGGTGTTGAAATCTATGAAGGTTGTGTAATACCCTGTTAAAACATGTATTGAGAAATATGATTTATGTAATAATGTGGATGAATATTTTGTACACATTATAAACATTTAATCAGATTTGTTTAATTTACATAAACTCTACATTTTACTACAGCCTTCACTGTTGGGCCTAAGTTGGTTAAATTACTATGTACTGTTACTTGAAATATGTTGGGACAGTTTCTGTTTACGTCAAGGGTGTCTGATCGTTAGGGCCAATCAAGATGGACTATGGGTGGTGTGCAGAGGGTTTCAGTGGTTTTTCTGTTGTTGCTGAGAAAGAGAAGGAAGAAGGGCGAGAGATGTTTTTGTGAAGACAAGGTCTGGTCCAATAATGCATTTATTTTTGGACTGCGTTTTTTAAACATAGAGATTCATTTAGGAAATCCATTTGTCATATTCGAGGACGGTGAAGAAAGCAGTGGGAAAGGTGGATTCAATCAAGGTGACTAGAAGTGCCCTTGTTTTGGTTCATTGTGTTGATGAAGAAGTGTGCACTGGTTCTGGGACAATTGTCCACATCAGAAGAAATGTGTATTGATCTTCGGAGCAGGGCGCCTGCCA includes:
- the LOC129842095 gene encoding fibronectin-like, with protein sequence MGSRCCRDDVRLGKKAPAEEVLGENIDKEKEAEMNFEEEKRLKQVRDESKPEEGFSGRNTETSQVLPAPDQLTVDSVDTTSAAVSWNQPPGLDQTKHHYQISYRCSGTEPHITTTSSHSITLCGLKPGTEYSVTVCTVLENEKQSKLVLTTLTTSKYPT